The Kroppenstedtia pulmonis genome has a segment encoding these proteins:
- a CDS encoding glycosyl hydrolase family 18 protein, giving the protein MRNQYELKSNRPTRKRADVKAKKPILSGKVLRILIISGIFLCILITGTFLTWGFFTDSKPTAIAPDQAPGKWVPDTQPPIPGDPIDDLDKKEDREEKEWWDSETNPHPIPEHSPVPSSSKTASGNTEQIIHNNWRNPNMSLQPGKPQTSNPKSQNHQEKNGSKQSKHSPPSVSRTLPSAETEGSSDETLQVSVWYPSWDRTQAARSLQNHTDLIDEMNLFAYDLQADGSIKNRSDTEVSNDETVQIAQTNGIRVLPTVGNQFSPSMLHEVLKDEEKRKLATENILQLIHDKGYDGVEIHVQPIFDKDRDLFSLWVEELASKLHKQKLWLSVSVYPKLQDPGSYPVQKAQDWKRLGKSVDSFKILAYNYSWGQPGPMTPLTWIDDILTFAKSQVPPHKIYLGLAWYGYYWDKDQGQFALKHGLVRKIEKKEIKRDENQEPYFIYQKNGKKGTGYFQDRISYEAKLKRIMNNHSEIAGISHWYLGSEDPGVWQVIQEEITSTGE; this is encoded by the coding sequence TTGCGAAATCAATATGAGCTGAAATCAAACCGGCCTACACGAAAGCGAGCAGATGTAAAAGCCAAGAAGCCGATTTTATCAGGCAAGGTACTCCGCATCTTGATAATCAGCGGGATTTTTCTATGTATCCTTATAACCGGCACCTTTTTGACATGGGGATTTTTTACCGATAGCAAACCTACAGCCATAGCTCCTGATCAAGCCCCTGGGAAATGGGTCCCCGATACCCAACCGCCGATACCAGGGGATCCAATCGATGATCTGGATAAAAAAGAAGACCGAGAGGAAAAAGAGTGGTGGGACTCCGAAACCAATCCTCATCCCATACCGGAGCATTCTCCTGTCCCATCCTCCTCCAAAACAGCCAGTGGCAACACGGAACAAATTATACATAACAATTGGCGAAACCCCAATATGTCCCTTCAACCAGGGAAACCTCAAACATCAAACCCAAAGTCACAAAACCATCAAGAAAAAAACGGATCCAAACAGAGTAAGCATTCGCCTCCTTCCGTATCCCGGACACTCCCTTCAGCGGAAACGGAAGGGTCATCAGATGAAACCTTGCAAGTTTCTGTCTGGTATCCTTCCTGGGATCGTACACAGGCCGCCAGGTCACTACAAAACCATACCGATTTGATTGATGAAATGAACCTGTTTGCCTATGACCTTCAAGCTGACGGCAGTATTAAAAATCGTTCCGATACAGAGGTCTCCAATGATGAGACCGTCCAAATCGCCCAGACAAATGGAATCCGTGTCCTGCCCACTGTAGGCAACCAGTTTTCCCCTTCCATGTTGCATGAAGTGCTAAAGGACGAAGAAAAAAGAAAGCTGGCTACAGAAAACATTCTTCAGTTGATCCATGACAAAGGATATGATGGTGTAGAAATTCATGTCCAACCCATCTTCGATAAAGATCGAGACCTTTTCTCCCTATGGGTGGAGGAACTGGCATCTAAGCTTCACAAACAAAAGCTTTGGTTGAGTGTAAGCGTGTATCCAAAGCTCCAGGATCCCGGATCTTATCCGGTACAGAAAGCACAGGATTGGAAACGTCTCGGGAAATCCGTGGACAGCTTTAAGATCCTTGCTTACAACTACAGTTGGGGTCAGCCGGGACCGATGACACCCCTTACCTGGATCGATGATATACTTACTTTTGCCAAGTCCCAAGTACCCCCGCACAAAATATACTTGGGCCTGGCCTGGTACGGTTATTACTGGGATAAGGATCAAGGACAATTTGCTCTCAAACATGGTCTGGTTCGAAAAATAGAGAAAAAGGAGATAAAAAGGGATGAGAACCAGGAGCCTTATTTCATTTATCAGAAAAATGGAAAGAAAGGGACTGGATATTTTCAAGATCGAATCAGTTATGAAGCCAAGCTTAAAAGGATTATGAATAATCACTCTGAAATTGCCGGGATATCTCACTGGTATCTGGGTTCGGAAGATCCCGGTGTGTGGCAAGTCATACAGGAAGAGATCACTTCAACGGGGGAATAA
- the mnmA gene encoding tRNA 2-thiouridine(34) synthase MnmA produces MSPKSPRVVLGMSGGVDSSVAALLLKEQGYDVVGLFMKNWDDTDEFGNCTATEDFEDVRRVCSHLGIPYYSVNFEKEYRDKVFQYFLDEYQSGRTPNPDVMCNKEIKFGEFLNKALQIGADYIATGHYAQIDSVHGKYRLLRGADPNKDQTYFLYTLGQDQLSKAMFPIGHLNKKDLRRIAEKAKLPTAQKKDSTGICFIGERDFKEFLSQYLPAQPGEMQTLSGEVKGTHDGLMYYTLGQRQGLGIGGGGTGDPWFVVGKDLERNILLVEQGHDHPSLFSDGLIAEQLYWVDRQKRQKSFHCTAKFRYRQQDRGVTVEPADNGTFRVIFDNPERAVTPGQSVVFYDGESCLGGGIIQSTFCK; encoded by the coding sequence ATGAGCCCTAAATCACCACGTGTCGTCCTGGGAATGTCTGGAGGCGTTGACTCTTCAGTCGCCGCTTTATTACTGAAAGAGCAGGGTTACGATGTCGTCGGTCTGTTCATGAAAAACTGGGATGACACCGATGAATTCGGAAACTGCACCGCTACAGAGGATTTTGAAGATGTTCGTCGGGTATGCAGTCACCTCGGAATCCCTTATTACTCCGTCAACTTTGAAAAAGAATACCGGGATAAAGTATTTCAGTACTTTCTCGATGAATACCAAAGCGGTCGAACACCGAACCCGGATGTTATGTGCAACAAAGAAATCAAATTCGGTGAATTTCTGAACAAGGCATTGCAGATCGGTGCTGATTATATCGCTACGGGACATTATGCCCAAATCGATTCCGTCCATGGAAAGTATCGCCTTTTACGAGGGGCGGACCCTAACAAGGACCAGACTTACTTCCTGTATACATTGGGGCAGGATCAACTGTCCAAAGCAATGTTCCCCATCGGTCATTTAAACAAAAAAGACCTCCGCCGGATTGCTGAGAAAGCAAAACTGCCGACTGCCCAAAAAAAGGATAGTACCGGAATTTGCTTTATTGGTGAACGGGACTTCAAAGAGTTTCTGAGTCAATATCTTCCTGCCCAACCTGGGGAGATGCAAACCTTGTCCGGTGAGGTAAAAGGAACCCATGATGGTTTAATGTATTATACCCTGGGGCAACGTCAAGGACTGGGAATTGGCGGTGGTGGAACCGGAGATCCTTGGTTTGTGGTGGGGAAAGATTTGGAGCGGAATATTCTGTTGGTGGAACAAGGCCATGATCATCCTTCTCTTTTTTCCGATGGTCTCATCGCCGAACAACTGTACTGGGTCGATCGACAGAAACGGCAGAAATCCTTTCACTGTACGGCCAAGTTCCGTTATCGCCAACAAGACCGGGGAGTCACCGTAGAACCTGCTGATAACGGAACGTTCCGCGTCATCTTTGATAACCCGGAACGGGCTGTCACCCCTGGTCAGTCCGTCGTCTTTTATGACGGCGAAAGCTGTTTGGGTGGGGGAATCATCCAATCCACCTTTTGCAAATGA
- a CDS encoding S8 family peptidase, with product MSKKWRGWLIALLLVFALSGFSVPAQAWVNEGDVTEKSTSSDAGYYFVELDDKPVATYQGGVKGLKATKVKKDEQLDVQSAEVKKYRGYLSEKRKDYKKWLKKKSAKTKVVEEYSLTLNGIAVKADGINPDTLRQGPGVKKVVKSLQYRPAMNKSHSFINDKPLWKMGYKGDGIKVAVIDSGIDQDHPFFRDPNLKMPEGFPKVPADKEEWVKYTNNKVIVAKVFSPNTEDTPEAIGSHGTHVAGTIAGVEGYKDPSGAAKTPLSGVAPKAYLGNYNVFPCNSCSAESIHIAAAVEAAVRDGMDVANLSLGGEAEPGFDLLAEIVNAASDAGMTTVISAGNEGSGPMTIGSPGTADKVITVAAVANSHFIGQVMDVTVDGEQKSLPVATSDPGGLIERKTEGDLVVVTDGDGMACSRISQDLTGKIAVIKRGECSFTEKAFNAQEKGAAGVIITNNVPGDPSGMSMEETVTIPAVMVSQDDGEWIRNGSKGSVLLNPANLQEFDSENGKTLAAFSSRGPTVNYTLKPDVAAVGVNVYSSVVGGGLASMNGTSMSAPHVAGAAALLKQARPDWSPQDIKASLIGTGTDIEGGPTLPLEVGGGVIDVTNALNTPAMASPASLSFGLVKKQEKKTIQVNLKNTSNTKEVYRFSANKDVKVSAKSLKLKKGASGKFTVTVKGKGEADKDYQGYINITDKKGKKIRIPYHFRTVNR from the coding sequence ATGAGTAAAAAATGGCGGGGATGGTTAATTGCACTTTTGCTCGTTTTTGCATTGTCCGGGTTTTCAGTACCGGCACAAGCCTGGGTAAATGAGGGGGATGTCACAGAGAAATCGACATCTTCCGATGCAGGCTATTATTTTGTTGAATTGGATGACAAACCAGTGGCCACTTATCAGGGTGGAGTGAAAGGACTGAAGGCCACTAAGGTAAAAAAGGATGAGCAGTTGGATGTTCAATCTGCTGAAGTTAAAAAATATCGCGGTTACTTATCAGAAAAGAGGAAAGACTACAAAAAATGGTTGAAGAAGAAATCAGCTAAAACAAAAGTGGTGGAGGAGTACTCCCTCACTTTGAACGGGATTGCTGTCAAGGCAGATGGAATCAATCCCGACACACTCCGGCAGGGACCCGGGGTCAAAAAAGTGGTAAAAAGTCTTCAGTATCGTCCTGCAATGAATAAGAGCCATTCCTTCATCAACGACAAACCTCTTTGGAAGATGGGTTATAAAGGGGACGGCATCAAAGTGGCCGTTATTGACAGCGGGATCGATCAGGATCATCCCTTCTTCCGGGATCCCAACTTGAAAATGCCGGAAGGGTTTCCAAAGGTTCCTGCCGATAAAGAAGAGTGGGTAAAGTACACCAACAATAAGGTCATCGTAGCCAAGGTGTTCAGCCCCAATACAGAAGATACCCCTGAGGCGATTGGGAGTCACGGCACCCATGTAGCCGGGACCATTGCCGGGGTAGAAGGCTATAAGGACCCCAGCGGTGCAGCCAAGACTCCTCTCTCCGGTGTAGCCCCCAAGGCTTACCTGGGCAACTACAACGTCTTTCCTTGTAACAGCTGTTCGGCAGAAAGTATCCATATTGCCGCTGCCGTTGAAGCGGCGGTCCGAGACGGAATGGACGTGGCCAACTTAAGCCTGGGTGGCGAAGCGGAACCCGGTTTCGATTTATTAGCGGAAATCGTTAACGCAGCCTCCGATGCCGGGATGACGACGGTCATTTCCGCTGGTAACGAAGGTTCCGGTCCGATGACCATCGGCTCGCCGGGAACAGCTGACAAGGTCATTACTGTGGCTGCTGTGGCAAATAGCCATTTTATCGGTCAAGTGATGGATGTTACCGTGGATGGGGAGCAAAAGTCGTTGCCGGTGGCCACCTCTGATCCGGGTGGACTGATTGAGAGAAAAACAGAGGGAGATCTGGTTGTGGTAACCGATGGTGACGGAATGGCCTGTTCCAGGATTTCCCAGGATCTTACAGGTAAGATCGCTGTCATCAAACGAGGAGAATGCTCCTTTACTGAAAAGGCTTTCAACGCACAGGAAAAGGGTGCTGCTGGTGTCATCATCACCAACAATGTACCTGGGGACCCCTCAGGGATGTCTATGGAAGAAACGGTGACCATTCCTGCAGTTATGGTTTCTCAGGATGATGGAGAATGGATCAGAAATGGAAGCAAGGGCTCTGTGCTTCTTAACCCCGCTAACCTGCAAGAGTTTGATAGCGAAAACGGGAAAACACTGGCCGCCTTCTCCTCCCGTGGTCCGACGGTTAACTACACTTTGAAGCCTGATGTGGCAGCGGTAGGGGTCAACGTTTACTCCAGTGTCGTCGGTGGCGGCCTCGCCTCCATGAACGGGACATCCATGTCCGCTCCCCATGTAGCAGGTGCCGCGGCCCTTCTGAAGCAGGCTCGCCCTGATTGGTCGCCTCAGGACATCAAAGCATCTCTGATCGGGACCGGAACCGACATCGAGGGCGGACCGACGTTACCTCTGGAAGTGGGTGGTGGTGTAATCGATGTCACCAACGCATTGAACACACCGGCGATGGCTTCACCCGCCAGCCTCAGCTTCGGTCTTGTTAAGAAGCAGGAGAAGAAAACGATTCAAGTCAACCTTAAGAACACCTCCAATACCAAGGAGGTATATCGTTTCTCCGCCAATAAAGACGTGAAAGTGAGTGCCAAGTCCCTAAAACTCAAGAAAGGGGCCTCCGGCAAGTTTACCGTCACGGTGAAGGGCAAGGGGGAAGCGGACAAGGATTATCAGGGATACATCAACATCACTGACAAAAAAGGTAAAAAGATCCGCATCCCGTATCATTTCCGCACGGTTAACAGATAA